In the Aliarcobacter cryaerophilus genome, one interval contains:
- a CDS encoding 3'-5' exonuclease — protein sequence MFKNIIKIWQRKKLLDKRFDFLFNEPPQDEYISLDCETTGLNPKKDEILSIGAVLIKDNKILMRKTFNIFVKPSQNINPESIKIHLLREIDLQNAIEPDVAIYKLLDFIGSRPIVGYYIDFDIEMISKYTKKLIGIKLPNQRIEVSSIYYDIKKTKDNYGFIDLKFDTIMTFLDIPVLGKHDALNDAIMTSMIFLKLKNLAKQKKINF from the coding sequence ATGTTTAAAAATATTATAAAAATTTGGCAAAGAAAAAAACTTTTAGATAAAAGATTTGATTTTTTATTTAATGAACCTCCACAAGATGAATATATAAGTTTAGACTGTGAAACTACAGGTTTAAATCCTAAAAAAGATGAAATTTTATCTATTGGTGCAGTTTTAATCAAAGATAACAAAATTTTAATGAGAAAAACATTTAATATATTTGTAAAACCATCTCAAAATATAAATCCTGAATCTATAAAAATTCATCTCTTAAGAGAAATCGATTTACAAAATGCTATTGAACCTGATGTTGCTATATATAAACTTCTTGATTTTATTGGTTCAAGACCAATAGTTGGCTACTACATAGATTTTGATATCGAAATGATTTCAAAATATACAAAAAAATTAATAGGAATAAAACTTCCAAATCAAAGAATTGAAGTATCATCAATATATTATGATATAAAAAAGACAAAAGATAACTATGGATTTATAGATTTAAAGTTTGATACTATTATGACTTTTCTTGATATACCCGTTTTAGGAAAACATGATGCTTTAAATGATGCAATAATGACTTCTATGATATTTTTAAAACTAAAAAATCTCGCAAAACAGAAAAAAATTAACTTTTAG
- a CDS encoding DUF485 domain-containing protein, with protein MDNKLVERIKANPKYHELVSKRSSFAIKLAIFMLVVYYGFILTIAFNKEFFATKIGETMTVAFPIGFGIIVIAFLTTLVYVVRANGEFEDLTNDIKNDVKDIL; from the coding sequence ATGGATAACAAATTAGTAGAAAGGATTAAAGCTAATCCTAAATACCATGAACTTGTTTCAAAAAGAAGTTCATTTGCTATTAAATTAGCAATTTTCATGCTAGTAGTTTATTATGGTTTCATATTAACTATTGCATTCAACAAAGAGTTCTTTGCTACAAAAATAGGTGAAACAATGACGGTTGCATTTCCAATAGGTTTTGGAATTATTGTAATAGCATTCTTAACAACTCTAGTTTATGTTGTTAGAGCAAATGGTGAGTTTGAAGACTTAACTAATGATATTAAAAATGATGTGAAGGATATATTATAA
- a CDS encoding cation acetate symporter codes for MLKIITLLGLSSLALFADDSKSGVNMEAMIMFFAFIIGTMGITKWAASKTKSASDFYTAGGGITGFQNGLAIAGDYMSAASFLGISGMIYLNGFDGIIYAIGFLVGWPIILFLMAEKLRNLGKFNFTDIAAYRLDERRIRILAACGSLTVVTFYLIAQMVGAGKLIEVLFHIPYQWAVVIVGALMIIYVTFGGMLATTWVQIIKAVLLLGGVTIMALLVLATTGINFSFANLAETAVNLHAKKDAILAPGSFVSDPIASISLGLALMLGTAGLPHILMRFFTVGNAKEARKSVVYATGFIGYFYLLIAVVGLGGIVYLMDPNINSAYLDAAGKLIGGNNMAAVHLAQATGGSIFLGFISAVAFATILAVVAGLALAASNSIAHDLYAIVIRKGQATDAEEMKVSKRTVIIIGIVAVLLGFAFENQNIAFMVGLAFAVAASANFPILILSIYWSKLTTRGAFMGGFIGLLTAVILVVLSKTVWVDIFGFKDAIFPWTHPALFSVSAAFIGIWFFSITDSSARAEEDKSGFEAQKIRGETGIGSDGAVSH; via the coding sequence ATGTTAAAAATAATTACTTTATTAGGTTTATCATCATTAGCACTATTTGCAGATGATTCTAAAAGTGGTGTAAATATGGAAGCTATGATAATGTTCTTTGCATTTATCATTGGAACTATGGGTATTACAAAATGGGCTGCTAGTAAAACAAAATCTGCTTCAGATTTTTATACAGCTGGTGGGGGAATTACAGGTTTTCAAAATGGTCTAGCAATTGCTGGAGATTATATGTCTGCTGCTTCTTTCCTTGGTATTTCAGGTATGATTTATCTAAATGGTTTTGATGGTATTATTTATGCTATTGGATTCTTAGTTGGTTGGCCAATTATTCTTTTCTTAATGGCTGAAAAATTAAGAAACTTAGGTAAGTTTAACTTTACTGATATTGCTGCTTACAGACTAGATGAGAGAAGAATAAGAATTCTTGCTGCTTGTGGTTCTTTAACAGTTGTTACTTTCTACTTAATTGCTCAAATGGTTGGAGCTGGAAAACTAATTGAAGTATTATTCCATATTCCATATCAATGGGCTGTTGTAATTGTTGGTGCATTAATGATCATTTATGTAACTTTTGGTGGTATGCTTGCTACTACTTGGGTACAAATTATTAAAGCTGTTCTACTATTAGGTGGAGTTACAATCATGGCACTTTTAGTTCTAGCTACAACTGGAATTAACTTCTCATTTGCAAACTTAGCTGAAACTGCTGTTAATTTACATGCTAAAAAAGATGCTATTTTGGCACCAGGTTCATTTGTATCTGATCCAATTGCTTCTATTTCTTTAGGACTTGCTTTAATGCTTGGAACTGCTGGATTACCTCATATTCTTATGAGATTCTTTACAGTTGGAAATGCAAAAGAGGCTAGAAAATCTGTTGTTTATGCAACTGGATTTATTGGTTACTTCTATTTATTAATAGCTGTTGTTGGTCTTGGTGGAATTGTTTACTTAATGGATCCAAATATTAATAGTGCTTATTTAGATGCTGCTGGTAAATTAATCGGTGGAAATAATATGGCTGCTGTTCACTTGGCTCAAGCTACTGGTGGTTCTATTTTCTTAGGATTTATCTCTGCTGTTGCATTTGCTACAATTCTAGCGGTTGTTGCTGGTCTTGCACTTGCTGCTTCTAACTCAATTGCACACGATTTATATGCAATCGTTATTAGAAAAGGTCAAGCGACTGATGCTGAAGAGATGAAAGTTTCAAAAAGAACAGTTATTATCATTGGTATAGTTGCAGTTCTTCTAGGATTTGCTTTTGAAAATCAAAATATTGCATTCATGGTTGGGCTAGCGTTCGCGGTTGCTGCATCTGCTAACTTCCCAATATTAATTTTATCAATCTATTGGTCAAAATTAACAACAAGAGGTGCATTTATGGGTGGATTTATTGGTTTACTAACAGCTGTTATTCTAGTTGTACTAAGTAAAACTGTATGGGTTGATATTTTTGGTTTCAAAGATGCTATATTCCCATGGACACATCCTGCACTATTCTCTGTATCTGCTGCATTTATTGGTATTTGGTTCTTCTCAATTACTGATAGCTCAGCTAGAGCAGAAGAAGATAAATCAGGATTTGAAGCTCAAAAAATTAGAGGTGAAACTGGTATTGGTTCTGACGGAGCTGTATCACACTAA
- a CDS encoding DUF485 domain-containing protein, producing MDEKLVEKIEANPKYKELVSKRNSLALKLGIFVLIMFYSFITVVAFNKDLFAIKVAEGYITTIAFPIALAILVISFLTTLVYVRRANGEFDDLTNDIKKDVREFL from the coding sequence ATGGATGAGAAATTGGTTGAGAAAATAGAAGCCAATCCTAAATATAAAGAGCTAGTTTCAAAAAGAAACTCTTTAGCTTTAAAACTAGGAATTTTTGTGTTGATAATGTTTTATTCATTTATCACAGTAGTTGCATTTAACAAAGATCTATTTGCAATAAAAGTAGCAGAAGGTTATATAACAACTATTGCATTTCCTATTGCATTAGCAATTTTAGTTATTAGCTTTTTAACAACACTAGTTTATGTAAGACGTGCAAATGGTGAGTTTGATGATCTTACAAATGATATTAAAAAAGATGTAAGGGAGTTTTTATGA
- a CDS encoding cation acetate symporter, whose product MIRIITLLFLASLALFAAGDATFEGKRELNVAAIAMFLVFIVGTLGITYWAAKRTKSASDFYTAGGGITGFQNGLAIAGDYMSAAAFLGVSGLIYMNGFDGVIYAVSFLVGWPVILFFMAEKLRNLGKFTFADIAAYRLAQKEIRTLAAFGSLSVVILYLIAQMVGAGKLIQILFGMEYEYAVFMVGALMIIYVTFGGMLATTWVQIIKAVLLLSGVSFMAIMVLWHFGFNFESLAQTAVNNHAKGEEILKPGGFLSDPVSAISLGMALMLGTAGLPHVLMRFFTVGNAKEARKSVVYATGFVAYFWVIISIVGLGAIAFLNSAEGAQYFVDGKLFGGSNMASVHLSHMLGGNAFLGFISAVAFATILAVVSGLTLAGASAISHDIYANVINPNASDEKIVKISKITVIIVGIVGVTLGIAFESQNIAYMVGLAFGIAASANFPILFLSIYWSKLTTRGAFIGGFMGLITAVSLVILGPNVWVQILGNEKAIFPYAHPALFSVTVAFVSIWFFSIIDNSKRATTERAMFRAQNVRANTGIGSAEAVSH is encoded by the coding sequence ATGATTAGAATAATAACTCTACTTTTTTTAGCTTCACTTGCTCTTTTTGCTGCAGGTGATGCAACTTTTGAAGGTAAAAGAGAATTAAATGTAGCTGCTATTGCTATGTTTTTAGTTTTTATTGTTGGAACACTAGGAATTACATATTGGGCAGCTAAAAGAACAAAATCTGCTAGTGATTTTTATACAGCTGGTGGGGGAATAACTGGTTTTCAAAATGGTTTAGCAATTGCTGGTGACTATATGAGTGCAGCTGCATTTTTAGGTGTTTCTGGACTTATTTATATGAATGGATTTGATGGAGTTATTTATGCTGTTTCGTTTTTAGTTGGTTGGCCAGTAATTTTATTTTTTATGGCTGAAAAATTAAGAAATTTAGGTAAATTTACATTTGCTGATATTGCTGCATATAGATTAGCTCAAAAAGAGATTAGAACTTTGGCTGCATTTGGTTCTTTATCTGTTGTTATTTTATATCTAATTGCTCAAATGGTTGGAGCTGGAAAACTAATTCAAATTCTATTTGGTATGGAGTATGAGTATGCTGTATTTATGGTTGGGGCACTAATGATTATTTATGTAACATTTGGTGGAATGCTTGCAACTACTTGGGTACAAATTATTAAAGCTGTTTTACTTCTTTCTGGGGTTTCATTTATGGCTATTATGGTTTTATGGCACTTTGGATTTAATTTTGAATCATTAGCTCAAACTGCTGTAAATAATCATGCAAAAGGTGAAGAGATTTTAAAACCAGGTGGATTCTTAAGTGATCCAGTATCTGCTATCTCTTTAGGAATGGCTTTAATGCTAGGAACTGCTGGTCTTCCTCACGTATTAATGAGATTCTTTACAGTTGGAAATGCAAAAGAGGCTAGAAAATCTGTTGTTTATGCAACTGGATTTGTTGCATACTTTTGGGTAATTATCTCTATTGTTGGACTTGGAGCAATTGCATTTTTAAATAGTGCTGAAGGTGCTCAATATTTTGTTGATGGAAAACTATTTGGTGGATCTAATATGGCATCAGTTCACCTATCTCATATGCTTGGTGGAAATGCTTTCTTAGGATTTATTAGTGCTGTTGCATTTGCTACAATTTTGGCTGTTGTTTCTGGACTTACTCTAGCAGGTGCTAGTGCAATTTCACACGATATTTATGCGAATGTTATAAATCCAAATGCAAGTGATGAAAAAATTGTAAAAATTTCAAAAATAACTGTTATAATTGTAGGTATTGTTGGAGTTACACTTGGAATTGCATTTGAGTCTCAAAATATTGCATACATGGTTGGACTTGCATTTGGAATAGCTGCAAGTGCTAACTTCCCAATTTTGTTTTTATCAATTTATTGGTCAAAATTAACAACAAGAGGTGCATTTATTGGTGGATTTATGGGATTAATTACAGCAGTTTCTCTAGTAATTTTAGGCCCAAATGTTTGGGTTCAAATTTTAGGAAATGAAAAAGCAATTTTCCCTTATGCCCACCCTGCACTATTCTCTGTTACAGTTGCCTTTGTTTCAATTTGGTTCTTCTCTATAATTGATAACTCAAAAAGAGCTACTACAGAGAGAGCTATGTTTAGAGCTCAAAATGTTAGAGCTAACACTGGAATTGGTTCAGCAGAAGCAGTTTCACACTAA
- a CDS encoding putative nucleotidyltransferase substrate binding domain-containing protein has protein sequence MQEQKKFISNIHPFNNLNTFELDDLVEDLDIVYFKANSIVQTQDSNPEFLYFVLKGLIQEINDDEVLSVYSKGEIFDSVSLIKNHSKNSFVAIEESICYALKKERFMQILSSNQQLENYFFQSISDKLNNNILNEKNKDMANIMIAKVKDAKIHKAVVVDTNKTIYEAAKIIKQEKIPTLLLKDEDGEMYIVTDSDFRQKVILNRMDYDDLVVKIASKGLIYINEDDFLFNAQLQMAKHGLKRVVVKNDHEEIVGILDQISLSSFFATNTFAVSNQIINAETLDELKEASHSFIKIIKSLNAKGVKIEFISKLINQLNKKLLDKLYKILAPKELIGKSCLVVMGSEGRAEQILRTDQDNALIISDDCSISEEKLREFTHLFTETLVDFGFPRCEGNIMVSNPYWCRKQSDFKELIYEWVNSPSGDNFMNIAIFYDALCVSGDIEIIKELKNYLFKISSNSQSFYTNFARVINSFDVPLGFFDGFVFNSKDEKHKDEIDIKRGGIFIIVQGIRSLSIQNRVLNTNTIKRINSLKELKVLDDESAKELIMAFNILNSLKLKASLEKLDKKEKIDNFVNPNRLTIMEKDLLKESFKIVNRLKKRLENHFKLNYV, from the coding sequence ATGCAAGAGCAAAAAAAATTTATTTCAAATATTCACCCATTTAATAATTTAAATACATTTGAGTTAGACGATTTAGTCGAAGATTTAGACATTGTCTATTTTAAAGCAAACTCAATAGTTCAAACACAAGATAGTAATCCAGAGTTTTTATATTTTGTTTTAAAAGGTTTAATTCAAGAGATAAACGATGATGAAGTTTTAAGTGTATATTCAAAAGGTGAGATATTTGATTCTGTATCTTTGATAAAAAATCATAGTAAAAATAGTTTTGTGGCTATCGAAGAGAGTATTTGTTACGCTCTTAAAAAAGAGAGATTTATGCAGATTTTAAGCTCAAATCAACAACTAGAAAACTATTTTTTTCAATCCATTTCAGATAAGTTAAACAATAATATCTTAAATGAAAAGAATAAAGATATGGCAAATATTATGATTGCCAAAGTTAAAGATGCAAAAATTCATAAAGCTGTAGTTGTTGATACAAACAAAACAATTTATGAAGCAGCAAAGATTATAAAACAAGAAAAAATTCCAACCCTATTATTAAAAGATGAAGATGGTGAAATGTATATTGTAACTGATTCAGATTTTAGACAAAAAGTTATTTTAAATAGAATGGATTATGATGATTTGGTTGTGAAAATTGCTTCTAAAGGCTTAATTTATATAAATGAAGATGATTTTTTATTTAATGCTCAACTTCAAATGGCAAAACATGGATTAAAAAGAGTAGTTGTAAAAAACGACCATGAGGAGATTGTAGGAATACTTGATCAAATATCTCTTTCGTCATTTTTTGCAACAAATACTTTTGCAGTTTCAAATCAAATTATTAATGCAGAGACCTTAGATGAGCTAAAAGAGGCTTCACACTCATTTATAAAAATAATTAAATCACTAAATGCCAAAGGTGTAAAAATAGAGTTTATCTCTAAGTTGATAAACCAACTAAACAAAAAACTTCTTGACAAACTATATAAAATTTTAGCTCCCAAAGAGCTTATTGGAAAATCTTGTTTAGTTGTAATGGGAAGTGAAGGAAGAGCTGAACAAATACTTAGAACCGATCAAGACAATGCGCTTATTATTTCAGATGATTGCTCTATTAGTGAAGAGAAACTAAGAGAGTTTACTCATCTTTTTACAGAGACTTTAGTTGATTTTGGATTTCCTAGATGCGAAGGAAATATAATGGTTTCAAATCCATATTGGTGCAGAAAGCAGAGTGATTTTAAAGAGCTTATTTATGAGTGGGTAAATAGTCCAAGTGGTGATAACTTTATGAATATTGCAATATTTTATGATGCACTTTGTGTATCTGGAGATATTGAAATTATTAAAGAGTTAAAAAATTATCTATTTAAAATATCTTCAAACTCTCAAAGCTTTTATACAAATTTTGCAAGAGTTATAAATAGTTTTGATGTACCTTTAGGTTTTTTTGATGGTTTTGTATTTAATAGCAAAGATGAAAAGCATAAAGATGAGATTGATATAAAAAGAGGTGGTATTTTTATAATTGTTCAAGGAATTAGATCTTTAAGTATTCAAAACAGAGTTCTAAATACAAATACAATAAAAAGAATAAATAGCTTAAAAGAGTTAAAAGTTTTAGATGATGAGAGCGCAAAAGAGTTGATTATGGCATTTAATATTTTAAATAGTTTAAAACTAAAAGCTAGTTTAGAGAAACTTGATAAAAAAGAGAAGATAGATAATTTTGTAAATCCAAATAGATTAACAATTATGGAGAAAGATTTACTAAAAGAGTCTTTTAAAATAGTAAATAGACTAAAAAAACGATTAGAAAACCATTTTAAGCTTAACTATGTTTAA
- a CDS encoding 3'-5' exonuclease, whose product MFKKISNYFNKKKLKDKKYSFLFDKHLENEYVCFDCETTGLDPKIDDIISIGAVIIKNNTIVSSKKFVRYIKPKNCSLDEKSIKIHHIRECDLENGCEIDDVILEFLEFIGNRTLVGYFLDFDKNMINKYLKPLLGITLPNRSIEVSEIYHDFKIELIPQSFIDLKFKTIVNDLDIPEFGNHDSFNDAIMTAMIFLKLKNHPNVKIK is encoded by the coding sequence ATGTTTAAAAAAATTTCAAACTACTTTAATAAAAAAAAATTAAAAGATAAAAAATATAGTTTTTTATTTGATAAACATTTAGAAAATGAGTATGTTTGTTTTGATTGTGAAACAACTGGACTAGATCCAAAAATTGATGATATTATCTCTATTGGTGCTGTGATTATAAAAAATAATACAATAGTCTCAAGTAAAAAGTTTGTAAGATATATTAAACCTAAAAACTGCTCTTTAGATGAAAAATCAATAAAAATACACCATATACGAGAGTGTGATTTAGAAAATGGATGTGAAATTGATGATGTTATTTTAGAGTTTTTAGAGTTTATAGGAAATAGAACTTTAGTTGGATATTTTTTAGATTTTGACAAAAATATGATAAATAAATACCTAAAACCACTATTGGGAATAACTCTACCAAATAGAAGTATAGAGGTATCTGAGATTTATCATGATTTTAAAATTGAGTTAATCCCTCAAAGCTTTATAGATTTAAAATTTAAAACTATAGTAAATGATTTAGATATTCCAGAATTTGGAAATCACGACTCTTTTAATGATGCAATAATGACTGCAATGATATTTTTAAAACTAAAAAATCATCCAAATGTAAAAATAAAATAA
- a CDS encoding cation diffusion facilitator family transporter, translating to MNLSKFKSEKEILKLSIFTTIFLAILGLIFGLLASSATIIFDSIYGMIDALMTVLALVVAKLITSSTSKDIVSNRLEKHFTMGFWHLEPIVLGVNGILLIGASIYAFINAIDSILLGGREIIFSYAIIITAISIVVEITLGVFIRKANKDINSEFLKLDSISWLISASMSFAYLIAFGFGYFVKDGELSWITPFIDPFILIFVSILVIPMPFKTVKQALADILLVTPSSLKNHVDIVAKNIVNKYKFDSFRAYVARVGRGRQIELYFIVPKSWPAKRLEEWDMLRDEIEKDLGKEDPNLWLTIVFTTDFEWAE from the coding sequence ATGAATTTATCAAAATTTAAATCAGAAAAAGAGATACTAAAACTCTCTATATTTACCACAATTTTTTTAGCAATTCTTGGTTTGATTTTTGGTCTACTAGCTAGTTCTGCAACTATTATTTTTGATAGTATTTATGGAATGATAGATGCTTTAATGACTGTTTTAGCACTTGTTGTTGCAAAATTAATTACATCTTCAACTTCAAAAGATATTGTCTCAAATAGACTTGAAAAACATTTTACAATGGGCTTTTGGCACCTTGAACCAATTGTTTTAGGAGTAAATGGAATACTTTTAATAGGTGCTTCAATTTATGCTTTTATAAATGCAATTGATAGTATTTTACTTGGAGGAAGAGAGATAATCTTTTCATATGCAATTATTATAACTGCTATTTCTATTGTAGTTGAGATTACTTTGGGAGTTTTTATAAGAAAAGCAAATAAAGATATTAATTCTGAATTTTTAAAATTAGACTCTATTAGTTGGTTGATTTCAGCTTCCATGTCTTTTGCTTATCTTATAGCTTTTGGTTTTGGATACTTTGTAAAAGATGGAGAACTTTCTTGGATTACACCATTTATTGATCCATTTATACTAATTTTTGTATCAATTTTGGTAATTCCAATGCCTTTTAAAACTGTTAAACAAGCACTTGCAGATATTTTGCTTGTAACTCCATCTTCTTTAAAAAATCATGTTGATATTGTTGCAAAAAATATTGTAAATAAATATAAATTTGACTCTTTTAGAGCCTATGTTGCAAGAGTTGGTAGAGGGAGACAGATTGAACTTTATTTTATAGTTCCAAAAAGCTGGCCAGCAAAAAGACTTGAAGAGTGGGATATGCTTCGTGATGAGATAGAGAAAGATTTAGGAAAAGAGGATCCAAATCTTTGGCTTACAATAGTTTTCACAACTGATTTTGAGTGGGCAGAATAA
- a CDS encoding acetate/propionate family kinase, translating into MLIFVLNAGSSSLKYQLIDIKSKELKASGLVERIGIDGILKHEIGENKKLTFELPIPTHKEAIELVLRILTNNETKVINSIDEIKAIGHRVVHGGEYFKGSAIVDDEVIRKIEELIPLAPLHNPANILGVKICKDLMPKVPNVVTFDTAFHQTMPMENFLYAVPYADYTEHHLRKYGFHGTSHYYVSQEAIKLLNKKDSKVIVCHLGNGSSVCAVKDGKSISTSMGLTPLEGLVMGTRSGDIDAGVIPYLMEKKGLNHIQILDYLNKKSGILGVSGVSSDLREVIKASNDGDKRSKIAITMLCDRIKKYLCSYAGLMHGVDAICFTAGIGENSDLIREKVCEGLEFMGIEIDKDKNSKREKGNREINTKNSKTKIFVIPTNEELVIATDTYNLLKK; encoded by the coding sequence ATGTTGATTTTCGTTTTAAATGCAGGATCTTCTTCACTAAAATATCAATTAATTGATATAAAGTCTAAAGAGCTAAAAGCTAGTGGTTTAGTTGAGAGAATTGGAATTGATGGAATACTAAAGCATGAAATTGGAGAGAATAAAAAACTTACTTTTGAACTTCCAATTCCTACACACAAAGAGGCAATTGAGTTAGTTCTTAGAATTTTAACAAACAATGAAACAAAAGTTATAAACTCTATTGATGAGATAAAAGCTATTGGACATAGAGTTGTTCATGGTGGAGAGTATTTTAAAGGCTCTGCTATTGTTGATGATGAAGTAATTAGAAAAATTGAAGAACTAATTCCTCTAGCTCCTTTGCATAATCCTGCAAATATTTTAGGAGTAAAAATTTGTAAAGATTTAATGCCAAAAGTTCCAAATGTAGTAACTTTTGATACAGCATTCCATCAAACTATGCCAATGGAAAACTTCTTATATGCAGTTCCTTATGCTGATTATACAGAGCATCACTTAAGAAAATATGGATTTCATGGAACAAGCCACTACTATGTATCGCAAGAGGCTATTAAGCTTTTAAATAAAAAAGATAGCAAAGTTATAGTTTGTCATCTTGGAAATGGATCATCTGTTTGTGCTGTTAAAGATGGAAAATCAATTAGTACTTCTATGGGTCTTACTCCACTTGAAGGTTTAGTAATGGGTACAAGAAGTGGAGATATTGATGCTGGTGTTATTCCATATTTAATGGAGAAAAAAGGTTTAAATCATATTCAAATTCTTGATTACTTAAATAAGAAATCAGGGATTCTTGGAGTTTCTGGAGTTAGTTCAGATTTAAGAGAGGTTATAAAAGCTTCTAATGATGGAGATAAAAGATCTAAAATAGCAATTACTATGTTATGTGATAGAATCAAAAAATATCTTTGCTCTTATGCAGGACTTATGCATGGAGTTGATGCTATTTGCTTTACTGCTGGAATTGGAGAAAACTCTGATTTAATTAGAGAAAAAGTTTGTGAAGGTTTAGAGTTTATGGGAATTGAGATTGACAAAGATAAAAACTCAAAAAGAGAGAAAGGAAATAGAGAGATAAATACAAAAAACTCTAAAACAAAAATCTTTGTAATTCCTACAAATGAAGAATTAGTAATAGCAACAGATACTTATAATTTACTAAAAAAGTAA
- the pta gene encoding phosphate acetyltransferase produces MDLIDNIKEKAKKNLRTIVLPESEDERVLKATEIVLKDKTAKIILIGNEETIKADATKYGANISGATIIDPSKCANLDKYVDELVELRKSKNLSRDEAKKLMLTEPRFFGCMMVRLGDADGLVAGSNSPTSDVLRAAIQVIKTAPGINTVSSAFIMETADGKFGDNGLILFADCAVIPDPNAEQLADIASATAATASSVVGLEPRVAMLSFSTKGSASHPMVDKVTTACQILKDRDVKFAFDGELQADAAIVASVGIKKAPDSKVAGKANILVFPDLQAGNIGYKLVQRFAGAEAHGPIIQGLNKPVNDLSRGCSVEDISNLVAITATQIK; encoded by the coding sequence ATGGATTTAATTGATAATATCAAAGAAAAAGCTAAAAAAAATTTAAGAACTATTGTTCTTCCAGAGTCTGAAGATGAAAGAGTTTTAAAGGCAACTGAAATAGTTTTAAAAGACAAAACTGCGAAAATTATCCTTATTGGGAATGAAGAAACAATAAAAGCTGATGCTACAAAATATGGTGCAAATATTTCAGGAGCAACTATTATTGATCCTTCAAAATGTGCAAATCTTGATAAATATGTTGATGAATTGGTTGAACTTAGAAAAAGTAAAAATCTTTCAAGAGATGAAGCTAAAAAACTAATGCTTACAGAACCTAGATTTTTTGGTTGTATGATGGTTAGACTAGGAGATGCAGATGGATTAGTTGCTGGTTCAAACTCTCCAACTTCTGATGTTTTAAGAGCTGCAATTCAAGTAATCAAAACAGCTCCTGGTATAAATACAGTTTCATCTGCATTTATTATGGAAACAGCTGATGGTAAATTTGGAGATAATGGTCTAATATTATTTGCAGATTGTGCTGTTATTCCAGATCCAAATGCTGAGCAATTAGCAGATATTGCTAGTGCAACTGCTGCTACAGCTTCTAGTGTTGTAGGTCTAGAGCCTAGAGTTGCTATGTTATCTTTTTCTACAAAAGGTAGTGCATCGCATCCGATGGTAGATAAAGTTACAACTGCTTGTCAAATTCTAAAAGATAGAGATGTAAAATTTGCATTTGATGGAGAACTTCAAGCTGATGCTGCAATAGTTGCAAGTGTTGGTATAAAAAAAGCTCCTGACTCAAAAGTTGCGGGAAAAGCAAATATTTTAGTATTCCCTGATTTACAAGCTGGAAATATTGGATATAAACTTGTTCAAAGATTTGCAGGAGCAGAAGCTCACGGACCAATTATTCAAGGTTTAAATAAACCTGTAAATGACCTTTCAAGAGGTTGTTCTGTTGAGGATATTTCAAACTTAGTAGCTATCACAGCAACTCAAATTAAATAA